From Butyricimonas paravirosa, one genomic window encodes:
- a CDS encoding DUF58 domain-containing protein codes for MRILKDTYLSRRFFLILMLGIFAFVMAYVFPLLFIWVAGALLTVLLLLLVELFELYKRVDGIDASRVVVDKLSNGEENPVCLVLRNRYPVSACLRVIDEIPVEFQNRNVLFRLKVNAGEQREIHYTLRPTKRGSYNFGKIRVFVSVRFGLVERRYSFRADQDVAVYPSFMMMHRYELMAYGNYHPENGGIRTRALGGNMAFEQIKPYVTGDDPRTINWKVTAKYNHLMVNTYTEERSQQIYCLVDKGRAMQSPFNNMTMLDHAINTVLTLSNIILKKGDRAGLITFSNNSRNCVKADNRVGQLNRISEALYRLETHYQETDFEKLYVSVNRQIPTRSLLILFTNFDTVSGLRRHLPALQRLAARHLVLVILFENSELNKALERPVHNLKDAYFETIAAGFATEKRQMVRELSQLGIRVILSKPESLTVNSINSYLNLKERKLI; via the coding sequence GTGCGAATACTTAAAGATACATATTTATCCCGCCGTTTTTTCCTGATATTGATGTTGGGAATATTCGCTTTTGTGATGGCTTACGTTTTCCCGTTACTTTTTATCTGGGTTGCGGGGGCTTTGCTGACTGTGCTGTTGCTGTTACTCGTGGAGTTATTCGAATTGTACAAGCGAGTGGACGGGATTGATGCTTCGCGGGTGGTGGTGGATAAATTGTCTAACGGGGAAGAAAATCCGGTTTGCCTGGTACTAAGAAATCGTTATCCGGTGAGTGCTTGTCTTCGTGTGATTGACGAGATCCCGGTGGAATTCCAGAACCGGAATGTCTTGTTCCGGTTGAAGGTGAATGCCGGAGAACAGCGGGAGATCCATTACACGTTACGTCCTACAAAACGAGGTTCTTATAATTTCGGGAAGATTCGGGTATTCGTGTCCGTGCGTTTTGGGTTGGTCGAAAGGCGTTATTCTTTTCGTGCGGATCAGGATGTGGCGGTTTATCCCTCGTTTATGATGATGCACCGTTATGAGTTGATGGCTTACGGGAATTACCATCCGGAGAATGGAGGCATCCGTACCCGGGCTCTCGGGGGAAACATGGCCTTCGAACAGATTAAGCCTTATGTGACGGGCGATGATCCCCGCACGATAAACTGGAAGGTCACGGCGAAATATAATCATTTGATGGTGAATACCTACACGGAAGAGCGGTCTCAACAGATTTATTGTCTGGTGGATAAGGGACGTGCGATGCAATCGCCTTTTAATAATATGACGATGCTGGATCACGCGATAAATACGGTCTTAACTTTGTCGAATATTATATTGAAAAAAGGGGATCGGGCCGGGTTGATCACGTTCTCGAATAATTCTCGGAATTGCGTGAAGGCCGATAACCGGGTGGGCCAGTTAAATCGGATAAGTGAGGCTTTGTATCGTTTGGAAACACATTATCAAGAGACTGATTTCGAGAAATTATACGTGTCGGTGAATCGACAAATCCCGACCCGGAGTTTACTGATTTTGTTTACCAATTTTGATACCGTATCTGGATTACGACGTCATTTGCCTGCATTACAGCGCTTGGCGGCACGGCATCTCGTGTTGGTCATTTTATTCGAGAACTCTGAATTAAATAAGGCTTTGGAGCGTCCCGTACACAATCTAAAGGATGCATATTTCGAAACCATTGCAGCGGGATTTGCCACGGAGAAACGACAAATGGTCCGGGAATTAAGTCAATTGGGTATCCGGGTGATCCTTTCCAAACCGGAATCTCTGACGGTGAATAGTATCAATAGTTATTTGAATCTGAAGGAGCGAAAGTTGATTTAA
- a CDS encoding AAA family ATPase, producing MEDQINFESRIDFTDLNEKITRIRERMGKVIIGQKEVADLLLAAMLADGHILIEGVPGIAKTLMAKVMARMLDVTFNRIQFTPDLMPSDILGTSVFLPAAGRFEYRKGPIFSNIVLVDEINRAPAKTQAALFEVMEERQITNDGVEYRMDYPFVVVGTQNPIEHEGTYRLPEAQLDRFLFKINVTYPSVAEEIEVLELHDHGAIAHWQELEPVLSVEALKKLRTQVAQVRVDSKIKSFIVNIVDATRKSGWLYLGASPRASIALMNGAKAFAAIQGRDFVVPDDVLYLVNPVLRHRVQLSSEKELEGVTVDQVVQQIVSKIEVPR from the coding sequence ATGGAAGATCAGATAAATTTTGAGTCCAGAATAGATTTCACGGATTTAAACGAGAAGATCACCCGAATACGGGAACGGATGGGTAAGGTGATTATCGGTCAAAAGGAAGTGGCCGATTTGTTGCTGGCGGCGATGCTGGCTGATGGACATATCTTGATTGAGGGTGTTCCGGGAATTGCCAAGACGTTGATGGCAAAGGTTATGGCCCGGATGCTGGATGTTACTTTTAACCGGATTCAGTTTACGCCGGACTTGATGCCGAGTGATATTCTGGGAACCTCTGTTTTTCTTCCGGCAGCAGGGCGTTTTGAATATCGGAAAGGACCTATTTTCTCGAATATCGTGTTGGTGGACGAGATCAACCGGGCTCCGGCAAAGACACAGGCGGCTTTGTTTGAAGTGATGGAGGAAAGGCAAATCACGAATGACGGGGTGGAATACCGGATGGATTATCCTTTCGTGGTGGTGGGGACGCAGAATCCGATAGAACATGAAGGTACTTATCGTTTGCCCGAGGCTCAGCTGGATCGTTTCCTATTTAAGATTAACGTGACTTATCCTTCCGTGGCGGAAGAGATCGAGGTGCTTGAGTTGCATGATCACGGGGCTATCGCCCATTGGCAGGAACTGGAACCCGTGTTGAGCGTGGAGGCGTTGAAGAAGTTGAGAACACAGGTTGCTCAAGTGCGTGTAGATTCGAAGATAAAATCCTTTATCGTGAATATCGTGGATGCTACTCGTAAAAGCGGTTGGCTTTACTTGGGTGCGTCTCCCCGTGCGTCGATCGCTTTAATGAACGGGGCTAAGGCCTTCGCAGCTATTCAAGGACGGGATTTTGTCGTTCCGGACGATGTTTTGTATTTGGTAAATCCGGTATTGCGACACCGGGTGCAGCTTTCTTCCGAGAAGGAGTTGGAAGGCGTGACTGTTGATCAGGTAGTGCAACAGATAGTGTCTAAAATAGAAGTTCCAAGATAG
- a CDS encoding DUF4350 domain-containing protein has translation MKRRQNVLIVLFVIAIMAVYTGYEANKPQPIDWSPNFSISKKSPYGTYIIKDALPYLFPEGEVSFARMSVREQLRVGRTPFLKTYFFVSPFFRIVPGDLEVVLEEVEDGGSLFVSAEFIPDTLYSYVGVSGMKRIQNGKDYLRGFEDKGYPFRATHRYFELKESFDGEVLGYVDTIKNPNFIRMNYGEGVIYLHSNPMAFTNFFLLDSVNGDYYQKALSFLPPDANVVWDEYLKSGTEGQQTLFRVIFRYPALKWAYILLILGAILYVLFRTKREQRPIPEIRPLENRTLEFVSVVSSLYYKQRDHVAIANKRINSFLEEVRYYYKLRTEELDSSFIDLLSERAGVARGSVEDLIFLIIRIRKTEHVDEDQLRELVRYIELFKTKS, from the coding sequence ATGAAACGGCGCCAAAATGTATTGATTGTTCTTTTCGTGATCGCCATTATGGCTGTTTACACGGGGTATGAGGCTAATAAACCGCAACCGATAGATTGGAGTCCTAATTTTTCTATCAGCAAGAAGAGTCCTTATGGGACGTATATTATTAAAGATGCTTTGCCTTATCTATTTCCGGAAGGAGAGGTGTCTTTTGCCCGGATGTCTGTACGGGAACAATTGCGTGTGGGTAGAACGCCTTTCTTGAAGACCTACTTTTTCGTGAGTCCCTTTTTCAGAATTGTTCCGGGGGATTTGGAGGTCGTGTTGGAAGAGGTGGAAGACGGTGGTTCGCTTTTCGTGTCGGCAGAGTTTATTCCCGATACATTGTATTCTTACGTGGGTGTTTCAGGAATGAAAAGGATTCAGAACGGGAAGGATTATTTGCGAGGCTTTGAAGATAAAGGTTATCCTTTCAGGGCAACTCACCGTTATTTTGAATTGAAGGAATCTTTTGACGGGGAGGTTTTAGGATATGTCGATACGATCAAGAATCCCAATTTTATCCGGATGAATTACGGGGAGGGGGTTATCTACCTACATTCGAACCCGATGGCATTCACGAATTTCTTCTTGTTGGATTCGGTGAATGGGGATTATTACCAGAAGGCTCTCTCGTTTCTTCCCCCGGATGCGAACGTGGTATGGGATGAATACCTAAAATCCGGGACAGAGGGGCAACAAACTCTTTTCCGGGTGATATTCAGGTATCCCGCGTTGAAGTGGGCGTATATTTTGTTGATATTGGGGGCGATACTATACGTTTTGTTCCGGACGAAACGGGAACAGCGTCCGATTCCGGAAATTCGTCCTTTGGAAAACCGGACATTGGAATTCGTGTCGGTTGTGAGTTCTCTGTACTACAAGCAGCGGGATCATGTTGCTATCGCGAATAAACGGATCAATAGTTTTCTGGAAGAGGTACGTTATTATTATAAATTGCGTACGGAGGAACTGGATAGTTCTTTTATAGATTTGTTGTCGGAACGAGCGGGAGTTGCACGGGGTAGCGTGGAAGACCTGATTTTTTTGATTATCCGGATTCGGAAGACCGAGCATGTGGATGAAGACCAGTTACGTGAGCTGGTGAGATATATAGAACTGTTTAAAACTAAAAGCTAA
- a CDS encoding DUF4129 domain-containing protein has product MKRLIKYIILFVFVCVGNVTWAEEGERESSFFPDSSYVLRGPKADFLEKYRKDAAFDYTTNIEDSPSIWDWIKRWILERLFRIKVSEGSMQTMDIILKIVLGLFALGIVYLLVRNRDKFLFRRRETDFFPEDSVEYTGEQEADSFVRLLAKAEQENDYVLAIRVSYSALLQMLDKKEVIRWDVSKTNQHYIYEIKNETWSRHFEEISRIFDCVCYGEFPVDETAYRNIKRYFTEFRKEVEG; this is encoded by the coding sequence ATGAAGAGGCTAATTAAATATATTATTCTATTCGTGTTTGTTTGTGTCGGGAACGTGACATGGGCGGAAGAAGGAGAACGGGAGTCTTCGTTCTTTCCGGATTCTTCTTATGTTTTGCGGGGCCCGAAAGCTGATTTCTTGGAGAAATATAGGAAAGATGCGGCTTTTGATTACACGACGAATATTGAAGATTCGCCTAGTATTTGGGACTGGATAAAACGTTGGATTTTGGAGCGTTTGTTTCGGATCAAGGTTTCGGAGGGGTCAATGCAGACAATGGATATTATTTTAAAAATTGTATTAGGTCTTTTTGCCTTGGGTATCGTTTACCTGCTCGTGAGGAATAGGGATAAATTTCTTTTCCGCAGGCGGGAGACCGATTTTTTCCCGGAGGATTCCGTGGAGTATACCGGGGAACAGGAAGCGGATTCTTTCGTGCGGTTACTGGCGAAAGCGGAGCAGGAGAATGATTACGTGCTGGCAATACGGGTGAGTTATTCTGCCTTGTTGCAAATGTTGGATAAAAAAGAGGTGATTCGTTGGGATGTTTCTAAAACGAATCAGCATTATATTTACGAGATAAAGAATGAAACGTGGAGTCGTCATTTTGAGGAGATAAGCCGTATATTTGATTGTGTTTGTTATGGCGAGTTTCCCGTAGATGAAACCGCTTATCGGAATATCAAACGATATTTCACGGAGTTCAGGAAGGAGGTGGAAGGATGA
- a CDS encoding stage II sporulation protein M — translation MKEARFVSQNKEKWGKMENVSHLDTDTLASNYVILSDDLSYAKTFYPGSDVVKYLNQLISVYQINIYGQERSEKKGILSFWVREFPLLLYRERRTLLFSFLFLLFSALIGGFSTAKDDTFVRLILGDAYVDKTLENIENGTPMGIYSSSNEVDMFFMITANNIKVAFVAFVFGIFFSAGTLWILFSNGVMLGAFQYFFFQHGLLLHSVMSVWAHGTFEITSIIIAGGAGLVMGNSFLFPGTYKRSYSFRNGALRGIKIVTGLIPFFIIAGWIESFITRYADTYPVVGAVAIILSLGGVIGYFVVYPYYLHKTETNGKD, via the coding sequence ATGAAAGAGGCTAGATTTGTAAGTCAGAACAAGGAGAAATGGGGAAAAATGGAAAATGTAAGCCATCTGGATACAGATACTCTTGCCTCTAATTACGTGATTCTTTCCGATGATCTCTCCTATGCCAAAACGTTTTACCCGGGTAGTGATGTGGTGAAGTATTTGAATCAGTTGATTTCTGTTTACCAGATCAATATTTACGGACAGGAGAGATCGGAGAAAAAGGGGATTCTTTCCTTTTGGGTGCGGGAGTTTCCGCTGTTGCTCTATCGAGAGAGGCGGACGTTGTTGTTTTCTTTTCTTTTTCTTCTGTTTTCGGCATTGATCGGGGGCTTCTCCACGGCGAAAGACGATACTTTCGTGCGCTTGATTCTGGGTGACGCATACGTGGACAAAACGTTGGAAAACATCGAGAACGGGACTCCGATGGGGATTTATTCGTCCTCGAACGAGGTGGATATGTTTTTTATGATTACCGCAAACAATATTAAGGTGGCTTTCGTGGCGTTTGTTTTCGGTATCTTTTTTTCCGCGGGAACGTTATGGATTCTTTTCTCGAACGGGGTTATGCTGGGGGCTTTCCAATACTTCTTTTTCCAGCACGGGCTTTTGTTGCATTCGGTGATGTCCGTGTGGGCGCATGGGACTTTCGAGATAACATCTATTATTATAGCCGGGGGAGCGGGGCTGGTGATGGGAAATAGTTTCCTGTTCCCGGGGACGTACAAGCGCTCGTACTCGTTTCGGAATGGGGCCTTGCGGGGCATAAAGATTGTTACCGGGCTGATTCCGTTTTTTATTATCGCTGGGTGGATTGAAAGTTTCATCACGCGTTATGCCGATACTTACCCGGTGGTAGGGGCCGTGGCAATCATCCTTTCGCTGGGAGGCGTTATCGGGTATTTTGTTGTTTATCCTTATTATTTACATAAAACAGAGACCAATGGAAAAGATTAA
- a CDS encoding RDD family protein — MEIFILIMNISISTAHNVDIDYIPAGVLDRILATLIDGAFQFGLLMLGLMFIGLFSMVASPTWFFVILAVIIASYHLFCEAVFNGRSLGKYTMRIQVVKLNGKKLTFWDCMLRWVFRLIDISISSGAIAVISIIASKRMQRLGDMAAGTTVIKLEKAVTLKQISEFEAPEEYQVVFQQAALLSDKDIKIIKDVLREVHKNNNYALLAPLTKKIKEVTGIETSMIPLEFVETILKDHSHLANN; from the coding sequence GTGGAAATATTTATACTTATCATGAACATTTCTATCAGTACAGCTCACAACGTTGACATTGATTATATTCCTGCGGGCGTGCTAGACCGCATCCTAGCAACCTTGATTGATGGTGCCTTTCAGTTCGGACTACTCATGTTGGGTCTCATGTTTATCGGCCTTTTCAGCATGGTAGCCTCCCCTACTTGGTTTTTCGTCATTCTCGCGGTGATCATCGCTTCCTATCATCTATTCTGCGAGGCCGTCTTTAACGGCCGTAGCCTTGGCAAATACACCATGCGTATCCAAGTCGTGAAACTAAACGGCAAAAAACTCACTTTCTGGGATTGTATGCTCCGCTGGGTCTTCCGCTTAATAGATATTTCCATCTCAAGCGGTGCCATCGCCGTCATCTCGATCATCGCCTCCAAACGAATGCAAAGACTCGGTGACATGGCGGCAGGAACCACGGTAATAAAACTCGAAAAAGCAGTCACGTTAAAACAAATCAGTGAATTCGAGGCCCCGGAAGAATATCAGGTCGTCTTTCAGCAAGCCGCTCTTTTGTCCGACAAAGACATCAAAATCATCAAGGATGTGCTACGGGAAGTACACAAAAACAACAATTACGCCCTACTAGCCCCTCTCACGAAAAAGATTAAAGAAGTAACAGGAATTGAAACATCCATGATTCCACTGGAATTCGTGGAAACCATCTTAAAAGATCATTCTCACTTGGCAAATAATTAG
- the deoC gene encoding deoxyribose-phosphate aldolase produces the protein MENILDALAIYGYSNLEDRIEFELDGVIEKEIAPAYCNENFELCVSCMDYTSLKVTDTEKSIMTFVSELLKKLKKNTLPDVASVCVFPRFTSLVKENLAGTPIKTTVVGACFPAAQTFLDVKLAECKAAIAAGADEVDVVISVGDVLERNYEKVYKELVAIREACAGVILKVILETGELKTIESVFNASLIGAYAGADFIKTSTGKVPVNATPETVYVICEALRQFHAQTGKMVGIKVAGGITKIQNAIRYLTIVKHILGEQWLTPAYFRIGTSQLLEDVLKEMKTVKING, from the coding sequence ATGGAAAATATATTGGATGCATTGGCAATTTATGGGTATTCAAATTTAGAGGATCGGATCGAATTTGAGCTGGATGGGGTGATCGAGAAGGAAATTGCTCCGGCTTATTGTAATGAGAATTTTGAATTGTGTGTTTCATGTATGGATTATACTTCGCTGAAGGTGACGGATACGGAGAAATCAATCATGACTTTCGTTTCTGAATTATTGAAGAAATTGAAGAAAAACACGTTGCCGGATGTGGCATCAGTATGTGTGTTTCCCCGGTTTACTTCTCTCGTGAAGGAGAATCTAGCCGGAACACCGATTAAAACGACGGTCGTGGGAGCTTGTTTCCCGGCTGCACAGACGTTTTTGGACGTGAAGTTGGCTGAATGCAAGGCTGCTATCGCGGCGGGAGCGGATGAGGTAGACGTCGTGATTTCCGTGGGGGATGTCTTGGAGCGTAATTACGAGAAGGTGTATAAAGAGTTGGTTGCTATTCGTGAGGCTTGTGCCGGGGTTATTTTGAAGGTGATCTTGGAAACGGGCGAGCTGAAGACTATCGAGAGCGTGTTCAATGCTTCATTGATCGGGGCTTACGCGGGAGCTGATTTTATTAAAACATCTACCGGGAAGGTTCCGGTAAATGCTACACCGGAGACGGTTTACGTGATTTGTGAAGCCTTGCGTCAGTTCCATGCACAGACCGGGAAGATGGTCGGGATTAAGGTGGCCGGTGGTATTACGAAGATTCAGAACGCAATTCGTTATTTGACGATTGTGAAACATATTTTAGGCGAGCAATGGCTTACGCCTGCTTATTTCAGAATAGGAACATCCCAATTACTGGAAGATGTTCTGAAAGAGATGAAAACGGTAAAAATTAATGGCTGA